A stretch of Lathyrus oleraceus cultivar Zhongwan6 chromosome 6, CAAS_Psat_ZW6_1.0, whole genome shotgun sequence DNA encodes these proteins:
- the LOC127093425 gene encoding transcriptional regulator SUPERMAN, translated as MEGNYQNRNTTTTHRDHHHHHHHHGYEEHSWGTSWPARNYACSFCKREFRSAQALGGHMNVHRRDRARLRSSLISSWVNSDQCPNTNNNNNAKPNPTITSTNDEIFSSSHYLSLSSSSSSPSLPHTSHDDKKPRLTPSLSLPLLNPQRSEIMKSYQDVKKHNVLMNNEQNITLELGIGLFKHHEEKLDLELRL; from the coding sequence ATGGAAGgaaactatcaaaacagaaacACAACAACTACTCATAGagatcatcatcatcatcatcaccatcatgGATATGAGGAGCATTCATGGGGAACATCATGGCCTGCAAGAAACTATGCTTGTAGCTTTTGCAAAAGAGAGTTTAGATCAGCTCAAGCTTTAGGTGGACACATGAATGTTCATAGAAGAGATAGGGCAAGATTAAGATCATCATTAATATCTTCTTGGGTTAATTCTGATCAATGCCCTAATACCAACAACAATAATAATGCTAAACCTAACCCTACCATTACTTCAACTAATGATGAGATTTTCAGTTCTTCACATTATCTCtctttatcttcttcttcttcttcaccttcCTTACCTCATACTAGCCATGATGATAAGAAACCTAGACTCACACCTTCTCTATCTCTTCCTCTTCTGAATCCTCAAAGAAGTGAAATCATGAAAAGCTATCAAGATGTCAAGAAGCACAATGTTTTGATGAATAATGAGCAAAACATTACATTGGAGTTAGGTATAGGGTTGTTTAAACACCATGAAGAGAAGTTAGATTTGGAGCTTCGACTTTAA